The genomic segment CATCTCGGCCACCCGGCGGTCCTCGGCGTTGAGAACAGCGAAACCCGACGAGGGCAGAGCCTCCACCAACTCGGACTTGGCACGCGCCACCGCCCGCAGGGATCCGAAGATCTCCGTGTGCGCAGCGGCCACGCGGGTCACGACGCCCACGGTCGGTCGGGCGATGCCACACAGATGGGCGATGTGACCCGGACCGCGGGCACCCATCTCGACCACGACCGTCGAGGTGCCGTCGGGGGTGTTGAGCAGAGTGAGCGGCACGCCGATCTCGTTGTTGTGGGAGCGATCAGCGGCGTGGGTCGGCCGGTCGACGTTCAACACCGCCGCGGTGAAGTCCTTGACCGACGTCTTGCCAACCGAGCCGGTGATGCCGATGACCGGTCCGGCGATCCGATCCCGCGCCGCCGACCCCAGCGCCTCGAGGGCCACCTGCGTGTCGTCCACGACGATCGCCACCGCGTCACCCACCGGCGGATCGTCAGGTCGGGCGGTCAGGTACGCCGCCGCGCCCGAGTCGACCGCCGCGCCGATGAAGTCGTGACCGTCACGTTCGGCCAACAGCGGGACGAACAGGGCCCCGGGCGAGACCGTGCGGGAGTCCTGGGTGAACGACTCCACCACCACCGACCCGGCGGGGTCGCCGGCGCCCCCGCCCTCACCAGCGCCGCCATCCGGGCCCGTCGAGCCGGCACGCCGACCGGCCAACGAACCACCTGTCGCTTCGAGAATCTCGGCCACGGTCAGCTTCATGGGCGCAGTCTTCCACGACCACCGTCCGGACCGGCGCGAGTCCGAGCCGGTAGGTTCGCGGCCGATGCCGCGCAGGATCAGACTCGTGGTCCTCTTCGGAGGCGTATCCGCCGAACACGACATCTCGTGCGTCTCCGCGCGCCACGTGCTCGCTGCAGCCGACCGGGACCGCTACGACATAGTCGCGGTCGGAATCGGCCGTGACGGAATCTGGACCCGCGCCGAGGCAGCCAACGCGGCTATCGCGTCCGGCGAGTTCCCCGCGGCGCTGGACACCGCCGGAACGCCGGTCACCCCGAGCCAGGTGCTACTCGCCCCGGCCGACGGCCCGCCGGGCGGCTCAGCTGACTCCGCACCCGACTCACCGGCTGACGGCCCGACCAGCGGACCCGCGGGCGCGACGGTCGTGTTTCCCCTGCTGCACGGACCGATGGGCGAGGACGGAACCATCCAGGGCCTGCTCGAGACGTTCGACCTCCCCTACGTCGGGACCGGAGTGCTCGGGTCCGCCCTGGCGATGGACAAGGCCAAGGCCAAGGAGGTCGCTGCACACCACGGCATCCCCCAGGCCGCCTACCGGGCACTGCGCACCGCCGACATCGACACCGACACCGCCGAACTGCTGGCCGGCACGCTCGGCCTCCCGGCGTTCGTCAAGCCCGCCAACATGGGCAGCTCCGTCGGAGTGTCACGGGCCACGGACGTGGACTCCCTGGACGAGGCGCTCGAGACGGCGGCCCGCTACGACGAGTGGATCGTGGTGGAGGAAGCGATCGTCGGCCGCGAGATCGAGATCGGCGTCCTCGGCAACGACCCCTATCGCATCTCGGTACCCGGCGAGATCAAGCCCGCCGGGGACTTCTACGACTACGCCGACAAGTACGTGGACGACGCGGCCGAACTGCTCGTGCCAGCGCTGCTCGACGAGTCGACCGAGACGACGCTGCGGCAACTGGCCGCCGACGCGGCCCGGGCGATGCGGGTCGAAGGCCTCGCCCGGGTGGACGTCTTCGTGTCCGGCGAGCGTGTCCTGTTGAACGAGGTCAACACGATGCCCGGCTTCACCCCCATCTCGATGTACCCCCGGATGTGGGCCGCCAGCGGCGTGGCCTACACGGAACTCGTCGACGAACTCGTCCGCCTCGCGCTCGAGCGCTTCGCCCGGCGTCGCGCCCACCGCCACTTGCACCGGTGAAAGGACCGACAGCGCAGACAGCGCGCTCAGCGCAGCGCGGACCGCAGGAACCCGAGCAGTTCCGCGCGGCGCCGCACCGTTTCCCGCAGAGTCGGCTCGATACCGACCGCGCGCAGAACCTCGATCTCGGTCGCCACCCCGACGACGGTCGAGTACACCGACACCAGCAGCAGGCGCGGATCGCAGCGCCGGACGTCACCGTCGTCCATCGCCGCAGCCAAGCTCGCAGTGGCGGCGTCAACCATCGGCTCGAGCGCAGTGGCCACCCGCGTCGTCCACGGATCACCGAGTCGGGTGATCTCGCGCAACAGGCCGAGAACAGCCGGGCGGCGGACGGCCAGACGGAACACCGCACGCACCACCGCCTCCACCCGTTCGAACGCATCGCCCTCGTGGCCGACGGCCGCATCGAGGGCCTTCACCAGGTCCGCCACCGCGGCGTCCACCACGGCCTCGAGCAGCCGCTCCTTGGACGGATAGTGGTACAGGATCGTCTGCTTGCGGATGCCGAGTTCGTCGGCGACGGCGTCGAGCGACGTGGCCTCGTACCCCCGGGCGCCGAACATCGTCGTCGCCGTGACGAGGATTCGCTCCCGGGTGTCCATCGCGCGATCCTAGACGCTCCTCTACCATGTGGTAGAGAGCACCCGGCCAGCCCGCCCACGGAGCCATCGAGGCACGGCAGCGGCAGGAACACGGCCAGGGGCACAGCCAGGTACACGGGACACTCGGGACACTCGGGACACATGGGAGCCAACACGCGGTGATCAGCGAGGCACTCGCCGGCAAGCGCATCGCGATGACCGGCTCCACCGGGTTCCTGGGCACCGCGCTCACCGAGCGGCTCCTGCGCACCGTCGACGACTGCGAGATCGTCCTGCTCGTTCGACCCGGCCGACGCGGCGCCACCAAACGCGTCGAACGAGACATCCTCCGCAACGACTGCTTCGACCGCCTGCGCGAACAGGTCGGGCCCGACGCCTTCGCGGCGATGATCGAGCAGCGGATCCACCCCATCGCCGCCGACGTCACCGCCGACGATCTCGCCCTCGACGACGAGGGGCGAGAGATGCTCGCCGGCTGCGACATCGTGATCCACTCGGCCGCCGCCGTCGCCTTCGACAACCCCTATGACCTCGCGGTGGAGACCAATCTCCTGGGCCCCGTGCGCCTTGCGGCGACACTCAACGAACTCGGCGTCACCCCGCACCTCATCGCCGTGTCCACCGCCTACGTGGCGGGCAACCGCAAGGGCGCCGCCCCCGAACAACTCCTCGCAGACTCGGCGTTCGCCATCGACGTGGACTGGCGCACCGAGGCAGACTCGGCCCGCCGGTCCCGCATCACCCTCGAAGACGAGAGCCGCACGCCGGACCGCCTCGGCGAGTTCCAGAAGATGGCGTCGGACGAAGTCGGCGCCGCGGGCAACACCGCCCTGGCCGCCAAGTCCGAACAGCACCGCCAGCGCTGGATCAAGGACCAACTCGTCGACGCGGGCCGCGCCCGCGCCGCGTCGCTCGGCTTCCCCGACGCCTACGCCTTCACGAAGGCCCTCGCCGAGCAGGCCCTCGTCGAGACCCGCGGCGACATCCCGCTGTCCATCGTGCGGCCGTCGATCATCGAATCGTCCTACGCCGAACCCTTCCCCGGCTGGATCCGCGGGTTCCGCATGGCCGAGCCGATCATCATCGCCTTCGGCCGCGGCCTGCTGAAGGACTTCCCCGGGCTGCCCGAGGGCGCGCTCGACGTGATCCCGGTGGACCACGTCGTGTCGGCCATCTGCGCCGTGGCGGCCAAGGGCCCCGAGGACCAGCCCGAGGTGTTCCAGGTGGCATCGGGTTCCACCAACCCGCTGAGATTCCAGGGCCTGCACGACTTCGCCCACGCCTGGTTCTCCGAGAACCCGATCTACGACGAGCGCGACCAGCCCATCAGCCCCACCCGGTGGTCCTACCCGTCCATCCACGAAGCGAAGGGCCAACTGGATCGGGCACGCCGCGGCCTGAGGGTCGCCGAGCGGGCGCTGCAGGTCCTACCGGTGCGCGGCCGCGGCGCCGTGCTCGCGGGGGAGATCGAAGAACAGCGCGAGCAGCTCGAACGGGCCATGGGATACGTCGAGCTCTACGGCATGTACGTCGAGTGCGAGGCCACGTACGGCACCTCGGAGCTGCTGCGGCTGCACGGATCGCTACCTGAAGCAGACCGAGCGGCCTTCAACTTCGACCCGCGCACCATCGACTGGGACCACTACCTCACCGACATCCATTTCCCGTCGGTGATGATCCAGGGCCGTGTGAAGGTGGCCCCGAGCGGAAAGGGCGGCGAGAGCCGCTCCACCCGGCTGCGCCGACAGGTCCTCTCACCCGACCGCCACATCGCGGCTTTCGACCTGGAGAACACGCTCATCGCGTCGAACGTCGTCGCCTCGTGGGGGTGGCTGGCCACCCGGCGCCTCAACGACGAGGACCGCATCCGCCTCGTCGCGAAGACCCTGCTGCAGGCACCCGGCCTGCTGGCCCTGGACCGCCGGGACCGCAGCGACTTCCTGCGCCAGTTCTACCGCCGCTACAAGGGCGCCCCCATCGAGCAACTCGAGACCGACACCTACGAGATGTTCAGTGACGTCATCTTGAAACAGTCGTTCCCCGCCGGCATACGTCGGGTGCGCGAACACCGGGCGCTCGGCCACCGTACGGTGCTGATCACCGGTGCGCTGGATTTCGTCGTCGCCCCGTTCCGCCCCCTCTTCGACGAGGTCGTGTGCGCCCACCTCGCCACCGATGGCGACGTCTACACAGGCCAACTCCTCGAGGTCCCGCCCACCGGCGAGAGCCGCGCCCAGGGCCTCGCCGACTACGCCGAGGCCGAAGGCCTGTCGCTGTCGGAGGCCTGCGCCTATGCGGACTCGACGAGCGACCTCCCCATGCTCGAAGCCGTCGGTTTCCCCGTCGCGGTCAACCCCGAGACGAAACTCGCCACCCTCGCCCGCCGGCGGGGTTGGCTCGTGGAGATCTTCGACAAGGCCCCCGGTGGACCCCGCAAACTGTTGCCCATCGGCAGGAGAAGGACCGCGTGAGTTCCCGACGCAGCTCGCCCCACGCGAGCCCGACCCCAGCGCACACACCCGACGAGAGGACCCGCGCGTGAGTCCGCGACGCACCCCCCGGAAGGGCTTCGTGCTCGACGTCGACCGTTCGACACCGCCCATCCTGTTCCACCGTGGTGAGGGATTCTCGCTCGAGAAGCTCCCGCCCGACCGGTCCCGGGTGATCTACCCCGCCGAGGCGGTCGACGGCATCGACGACCCCGACGGCGCCATCCGCCGGGCGCTGCTCGAACCCCTCGACCACGACCCGCTCCCGGCCCTGCTCAAGCCCGGGATGAAGCTGACCATCGCGTTCGACGACATCTCGCTGCCGCTGCCGCCGATGCGCCGCCCCGACATCCGCCAGCGCATCATCGAAGCCGTTCTGGACCTTGCCGCGGCCGCGGGCGTGGACGACGTGCACCTCATCGCCGCACTCGCCCTGCACCGGCGCATGACCGAGAACGAACTGCGCCACGCCGTCGGCGACCGCGTCTACGACGCGTTCGCCCCGTCGGGCCAGCTCTACAACCACGACGCCGAGGACCCCGACGGGATGGTGATCCTCGGCACCACCGACCACGGCGAAGATGTCCAGATGTCGCGCCGGGCCGCCGAGAGCGACCTCGTCGTGTACGTGAACATCAACCTCGTCGCCATGGACGGCGGCTGGAAGTCGACGGCCACCGGTCTGTCCGGCTACAAGGCGCTGCGTCACCACCACAACGTCAAGACGATGGTCCACTCCAAGTCCTTCATGGACCGTCACAAGTCCGAGTTGCACCACTCGAACTGGCGCCAGGGCGAGATCATCAAGAAGCACGGCCCGCCGATCTTCCAGATCGAGACCACGGTCAACAACAACACCTACGGTCTCGACGGCCCCCTCGGCATGTTCCAGAAGCGCGAGTGGGAGTGGAACGCTGCCGACCGGGCCAAATTCGTCGCCATGCAGACCGGCCTGAAGGCCATGCCCTCGGCCGCCCGCCGGGCTGCCTTCCAGACCTGGAAGTCCCCCTACGACCTGACGTCGGTGTACGCGGGCGAGGTGGAGGCCGTCCACGAGAAGACCCTCGCCCACGTCCACGACCAGCAGGTGGTCGAGGTCAAGGGCCAGACCGACGTCCTGACGCTCGGGCTCCCCTACCTGTGCCCCTACAACGTCAACTCGATCATGAACCCGATCCTCGTCATGTGCCTCGGGCTCGGGTACTACTTCAACCTGTACCGGGGACGTCCGCTGGTGCGCCCCGGAGGCGTCGTGATCATGACGCACCCGACCCCGTGGGAGTTCCACCCGGTCCACCACCCGAGCTACATCGACTTCTTCGAGCAGGTCCTCACCGACACGACCGATCCGCTCGAGATCGAGGCGAAGTACGAGAAGCGCTTCGCCGAGGACGAGTGGTACATCCACCTGTACCGCACGAGCTACGCCTACCACGGCGTCCACCCGTTCTACATGTGGTACTGGGGCGCCCACGCCCTGGACCATCTCGGCAAGGTCATCATCGTCGGCGGCAATGTGAAGGCGGTGCACCGCCTGGGCTTCCAGCCCGCGTCGACGCTCAACGACGCGCTCGAGATGGCCTCCGACGTCGTCGGTCGCGAGCCCACCATCACCCACCTGCACGCACCGCCGCTGCTGATCGCGGACGTGACCTGAGCCGTGTTCGACACCCGCACCGAGATGCGCAAGATGCGCATGACCGCCCGGTCCGTGCAGCGGCGCGCCCGCCGTCTCGGCCGTCTGCGCCCGCCGCGCCTCGAATTCCCCTACCGGGCACCGACGGTGCCGAAGGCAGCCGGGCCCGTTCCGAAGCCCGAGGGTCGCGGCGTGGACTACGACACCGACTGGGCCCGCACCGACTTCGCACGGGTCGTGCGGGCGGCCGCGGTCGAGTCGATCGTCCGGCCGACGGTCAGGGTTCTCGCTCAGCCCGAACGCATCGGACTGGACCGCCTCGACGACATCGACGGTCCGGTGATCTTCGCGGCCAACCACCACAGCCACCTCGACACGCCGCTGATCGCCACGTCGATCCCGGCGCACCTGCGGCACCACCTCGTCGTCGGTGCGGCCGCCGACTACTTCTTCTCCAACCCGGTGACGAGCGCCGCCTCGGCCCTGTTCGTGGGGGCGATCCCGATCGAACGGTCGAAGGTGGGCCGGACCTCCGCCGACGAGGCCGCCCGCATCCTCGACGAGGGCTGGTCGCTGCTCATCTACCCCGAGGGCGGCCGCAGCCCCGACGGGTGGGCCCAGGAGTTCCGCGGCGGCGCCGCCTACCTCGCGCTGCGCTGCGGCGTCCCGGTCATCCCCGTCCATCTCTCGGGAACGGGACGCATCCTGCGCAAGGGATCACTGCTCCCCCGCCCGGCCCGGACCACGGTGGCCTTCGGCGCGCCCGTGGTCGCCGACGACGGCGAGCGTTCCCGTGGCCTCGCGACACGCATCGAGATCGCCGTCTCCTCACTCGCGGACGAGGTGGCCACCGACTGGTGGCAGGCCCGCCGACGGTTCCACGCCGGCGACGTCCCCTCCATGTCGGGTCCGGCCGCGGCATCGTGGCGCAGGGCATGGCAACTCGGTAGCCGTGACCGGTCCCGGCGCAACCGCCGTCCCGCCTGGCCCCGCATCTGACCGCGCTGATCCTGCGTATGGCCAGCCGGCTGGTCGCGGCGGTAGGCACCGACCTCTGAGAACAGCGCTCAGCTCTCGTCGACGAGACGCAGAGCCGGCCGTTCACCGGTCTCCGAGCCCTGCCCCGCCCGAAGGTCCACGACGAACTCGGTGAGGTGGCCGGGGAAGACGTGCTCGGACACGAGCACCGGTTCACCGTCGGTCGACGTGGTCGTCCGTGACACCACGAGCACGGGCGACCCCGTCGGCACGTCCAACAACGCCGCGTCGGCGTCGGACACCGTCGCTGCGCCGATGCGCTGGGTGGCACCGGCCAGGTCGATGCTCAAGAGGTCCCCGAAGCTGGCCCGCTCCACATCGGAGTGGGACAGCTCGGCGCCGAGGTCCTCACGGCACCACACCGTCACCCGGGCGAATGGATGTCCGTCCGCGAGGTTGACGCGCCGGACCTCGAGGACCCGCGAACCCAGGACCGCCGCGACATGCGCCGGGGCGTCGGTGAACCGGAACTCGACGATCTGACGCTCCGACGTGCGACCGGAGTCGTCGAGTTGCGCCTCGATGGTGGCGAGGCCGTCGAGAACCTGGCTGACCCGGTCGGCGGCGACGAACCACCCGAAGCCCTGTCGGGAATCCACGAGTCCCTCGGCCCGCAACAGATCGAGCGCCCTGCGCACGGTCACCCGGCTCGCCTCGTAGGCGGTTCCGAGCTCCGCTTCGCTCGGCAGGATCCGGCCCGCGCCGAACTCGCCGTCGGTGATCCGACGTCGCAGATCGGTGGCGATCTCCTGATAGCGGAAGGTCCTCACTTGTCCTATACTTGTATCACATCGTGTGGGGAGCCCGGCCTTCGGGTATGCCCCGGGTCGGCGCTCTAGGATCGCCGCACACGCCACTCAGCAGCAGTCAACGAACCTCCAGGGGAAACACATGGCCGTCGGACCGAACACTCCCATCGACCTGATCAACGGCGTCTACGCCACGCTCGACGAGCGGGTCGCCATCATGCGGGAGCGCCTCGGTCGGCCGGTGACCCTCGCCGAGAAGATCCTCGGCAACCACCTCGACGACCCGGCCACCGCCGGCATCGACCGCGGGGTCTCGTACTCGGATCTGCGCCCCGACCGGGTCGCCATGCAGGACGCGACGGCACAGATGGCGTGGCTCCAGTTCATGACCGCGGGCCTCGACGAGGTCCAGGCACCGACCACGACGCACTGCGACCACCTCATCCAGGCCAAGGTGGACGGCAAGCGTGACCTGCTCGCCGCCCTCGAGAACAACGACGAGGTCTACGACTTCCTCGAGTCCGTCTGCGCCCGGTACGGCGCAGGGTTCTGGAAGCCCGGCAGCGGGATCATCCACCAGGTGGTGCTCGAGCAGTACGCCTTCCCGGGCGGGATGATGATCGGCACCGACAGCCACACGCCCAACGCCGGTGGCCTCGGCATGATCGCCATCGGGGTCGGCGGTGCCGACGCCGTCGACGTCATGGTCGGCGAGCCGTGGAACGTCCGCTGGCCCAAGCTGATCGGCGTACACCTCACGGGCGAACTGCGCGGCTGGTCCGCGCCCAAGGACGTCATCTTGAAGGTGGCGGAGATCCTGACCGTCAAGGGCGGCACCGGGGCGATCGTGGAGTACTTCGGGCCGGGCGCCAACGCCATCTCCTGCACCGGCAAGGGCACCATCTGCAACATGGGCGCCGAGATCGGCGCCACGACGTCGGTGTTCGCCTACGACGAGGCGATGGCGCGATACCTCAAGTCCACGCGCCGCGAGGAGATCGCGGATGCCGCCAACGCCGTCGCCCACCACCTGCGCGCCGACGACGAGGTGCTCGCCAACCCCGGCGAGTACTACGACCGGGTGATCGAGATCGACCTGTCCACCCTCGTGCCCCACATCAACGGCCCCCACACCCCCGACCGCGCACGCCCGGTGTCACAGTTCGGCGCCGAGGCCGAGGCCGAGGGCTGGCCGATGGAGATCTCCCAGGCGCTCATCGGTTCGTGCACGAACTCGTCGTACGAGGACATAACCCGGGCCGCGTCCATCATCCGCGACGCCGTCGCGAAGGGCCTCAAGGTCACGACGCCGCTGCTCGTCACCCCCGGCTCCGAGCAGGTCCGGGCGACCATCGAGCGCGACGGCCTCCTCGAGACTTTCGAGGCCGCCGGAGCGACGGTGCTCGCCAACGCGTGTGGCCCCTGCATCGGCCAGTGGTCGCGCAGCGACGTCTCCGAGGGCGACACGAACGTCATCGTCAACAGCTACAACCGCAACTTTCCCAAGCGCAACGACGGGTTCGCCTCGACGCTGTCCTTCGTGACCAGCCCCGAAACGGTTGTCGCGCTGGCGCTGGCCGGCCGGGTGGACTTCGACCCCGCCAACGACACGCTCACCAACGAAGCCGGCGAAGAGGTGCGCCTCGCGGAGCCGATGGGGATCGAACTCCCGCCCGCCGGCTTCGACCCGGGCGAGATGGTCTTCGTCGCCCCGCCCGCCGACGGTGGCGACGGCATCGACGTCGTCGTGTCCCCGACGAGTGACCGCATCCAACTCCTCGAGCCCTTCCCGGCGTGGGACGGCGAGGACCTCGTCGAGTTGCCCGTCGCCGTGAAGGCGCAGGGCAAGTGCACCACCGACCACATCTCGATGGCCGGCCCGTGGCTCAAGTACCGGGGCCACATCGAGAACATCTCCGGCAACCTCTTCCTCGGCGCCGTCAACGCGTTCACGGGCGAGGCCGGGACCGGCAAGGACCCCCTCGACGGCACGACGAAGTCCTACCCCGACATCGCCGCCCACCTCCACGAGTCGGGCCAGGACTGGGTCGTCATCGGCGACGAGAACTACGGCGAGGGCTCCTCGCGTGAGCACGCTGCGATGGAGCCCCGGTTCCGCCGCTGTCGCGCCGTGATCGTCCGCTCGTTCGCCCGCATCCACGAGACGAACCTCAAGAAGCAGGGCGTCCTGGCGCTGACGTTCGTGGACCCCGCGGACTACGACAAGATCGGCGAGGACGACACGATCTCGGTCCTCGGCCTGGCCGACCTCGCACCGGAGTCCGAGGTGGCCTGCCGCATCACGAAGCCGGACGGGACGACGGTGGACTTCACGACCCGCCAGACCATGTCACCCGACCAGATCGAGTGGTTCAAGGCCGGCTCCGCGCTCAACCTGATCCGTCAGCGTCGGGCCTGAGATCGCCGGGGCTACCGGGCGGATAGGTCCTGGCCAGTTCCTCGACCGTCGGCTCACGGCTGTGACGCGCCTCGGCGGGGAGCAGCCGTGAGATCGCATCCATGATCGCCGCGGTGTCGGCGGTGTGGCTCTCGTGTGCCAGCCGGACAGGGCTTCCGACCCGCACGCGCACCTCGGGGATCTGCCACAGCCGCGGGAGGCGCGCCGACCGCGGCCACACCTGGTCGGTCCCCCACAGTCCGATCGGCACGACGGGGACGTCGTCCACCATCGCCGCCAGGCGGGCGACCCCCGGTCGGGCCTTCAGGTCCGGTTCGAAGAAGGCCGGGCCGCGCGGGATCGTCCCCTGGGGCATGATCCCGATCAACTCACCGGCCCGCAGATAGTCGGCGGCCTCGTCGAGGGGTTGACTGGCGCCTGAACCCCGGTCGACGCGGATCATGCCGAGCGCCCGCATGAGCGGCCCGACCACGGGGTGCTCGAACAACTCGGCCTTGCCGAGGTAGCGGATCGGGCGGTTACGGGTGTAGGCGAGCCACGCCACCACGACCGGATCGAAGTACGAGCGGTGGTTGGCCGCGAGTATCGCCGGGCCCTCGGAGGGGATCCGGTCGACGCCGTCCACGTCGGCTTCCAGCAACGGCAGGAGTTCGGGGCGGGCGAGGATCATCAACAGTTCCTGCACCTCGTGACCCGAGATCGTGGCGACACCCTCGGGCGCCCGGAAGTCCCTGACGGGCCAGCCCGACACCCGTGCGATGACACGCAGACGCGCGTCGGGGTTCACCGCCACGGGGTGTGCGACCGCCCGCAGCAGCGGGGCGTCGTAGTAGCTGTCCGAGTAGGCCCAGCTGTCGGCGAGGTCCACGCCGTCGGCCCGACACCACGCCTCGACGGCGCTGAGCTTCCCCCTCCCCCAGGTGAACTCACCGTCGATGGTGCCGTCGAACACGCCGTGCACGGCCCGGTAGCGCGTCGCCACCACATCATCGAAGCCGAGGCGCCGCGCGAGCGGTTCGACCAGTTCGTGGGGGGTCGTGGTGGCCATGACGAGGCGGTGTCCGTCCCGGCGGTGCCGGGCGATCTCGGCCCGTGCGAACGGCAGGAGCCGGTCGGCGAGCTCGGGAGCGGCCAGTTCGCCGACCTCGACCAGCTCGTCGCGCCGCCGTCCCGCCGCCATCCGCACGGCCTGGCGGGCGAACGCCATCGAGACGGGATCCTCACCGAAACGCTCGTAGAGAGCGAAGAGCAGCCGCTGACCCGGTATCGACGGCGCCGGGAGGCCACGGCTGTGCATCATGTCCGCGATGGTGGCGCCGCTGCTCGAGGCCAGGAGTGTGCGGTCGAGATCGAAGAAGGCGCCGGCCGCCATGGCGCTCACGGTACCGCTGCACTCGGGCCGCCACGGCCGGAGTGGCCCCCCACGACACCACCCGGGTGGGGCGGTCCGCACCGAGCGGCCACAACACAGACCGCCGCAGGCGGCGACGACACAGCCCGGGCGACTCGCCACCGAGGGTGGGCCGGTCCGCCGCAGGCGGCGACAACACAGCCCAAAACGCCGAAGAGAGACCGGAGGGGGGATCCGGTCTCTCTTCGATCGGTCTCGGGCGCGGGGGGGACCTGCCCTTCGACCAGCCGAGTCGCACTGGGGGGGGTGTGCGAGAACCTCGGCTTTATGTGATGTGTTCATCATGCGCCCGAACCCCGACAGAATCAAACAGTTGTTCGCGATAGTTTGCATCTGTCAGAGAGATAACGTTGACGTCAAAGTGTCGGATTCGATGATGAATGCAGGGTGAACGATGGATCTACGACAGCTCGATGCTCTCCTCGCGGTTGCAGAACACGGCACCTTCTCGGCGGCGGCGCTCGCACTGCACACCGTGCAGTCCAACGTCTCGACCCACATCGCCAAGCTCGAGGACGAGCTGGGCACGGTCCTCGTGGACCGGGCGAGCCGCGCGCTGACGCCCGAAGGGGAGGTGGTCGCGTCGCGGGCCCGGGTCGTCCGCAGCGAGTTGGACGGCATCGGTCCGCAACTCGCCGGAATCCGACAGGAAGTGTCGGGCAACGTCGTGATCGGCGTCATCGGCTCGGCGGCGGGGTGGCTCGCCCACCGGCTGGGACGCGCCACCCTCGACACCCACCCGGGCGTGACCTTGACGATCATCGAGGCCAGCACGGCCCAGCTCCGGCCGCGCCTCGCCCGCCACGAACTCGACCTCGCCCTCGTCAATCTCCCCGTCGACGACCGCGACATCACCACCGAGAAGCTGTTCACCGAGAACGTGGTCGTCGCCACGCTCCCCGACCACCCCCTGGCCGCGCTGGACGTCATCAGCCCCGAGGATCTCGCAGCGCACCCGCTACTACTGCCCGCCCGCGGGACGGCGTTCCGCACAGAGCTCGACGCGGACCTCGCCCGCGTGGGCCTCGCCCTACACGGCCGGATCGAAGTGGACGGTGTCCGGCTCCTCACCGAGATGGCCGCAGCCGGGCTCGGCCCCGCGCTCGTACCCGCCAGCGCCGCCCATGCCGACGACCCCCTCGTCATCGTTCCCGTCGAGGGGCTGCTGATGCGTTCGGTCGGCCTCGCGCGACCGCGCAACGTCGCCGCATC from the Acidimicrobiales bacterium genome contains:
- a CDS encoding GntR family transcriptional regulator, with the protein product MRTFRYQEIATDLRRRITDGEFGAGRILPSEAELGTAYEASRVTVRRALDLLRAEGLVDSRQGFGWFVAADRVSQVLDGLATIEAQLDDSGRTSERQIVEFRFTDAPAHVAAVLGSRVLEVRRVNLADGHPFARVTVWCREDLGAELSHSDVERASFGDLLSIDLAGATQRIGAATVSDADAALLDVPTGSPVLVVSRTTTSTDGEPVLVSEHVFPGHLTEFVVDLRAGQGSETGERPALRLVDES
- a CDS encoding HAD-IB family hydrolase — protein: MAAGAFFDLDRTLLASSSGATIADMMHSRGLPAPSIPGQRLLFALYERFGEDPVSMAFARQAVRMAAGRRRDELVEVGELAAPELADRLLPFARAEIARHRRDGHRLVMATTTPHELVEPLARRLGFDDVVATRYRAVHGVFDGTIDGEFTWGRGKLSAVEAWCRADGVDLADSWAYSDSYYDAPLLRAVAHPVAVNPDARLRVIARVSGWPVRDFRAPEGVATISGHEVQELLMILARPELLPLLEADVDGVDRIPSEGPAILAANHRSYFDPVVVAWLAYTRNRPIRYLGKAELFEHPVVGPLMRALGMIRVDRGSGASQPLDEAADYLRAGELIGIMPQGTIPRGPAFFEPDLKARPGVARLAAMVDDVPVVPIGLWGTDQVWPRSARLPRLWQIPEVRVRVGSPVRLAHESHTADTAAIMDAISRLLPAEARHSREPTVEELARTYPPGSPGDLRPDADGSG
- a CDS encoding lysophospholipid acyltransferase family protein; its protein translation is MFDTRTEMRKMRMTARSVQRRARRLGRLRPPRLEFPYRAPTVPKAAGPVPKPEGRGVDYDTDWARTDFARVVRAAAVESIVRPTVRVLAQPERIGLDRLDDIDGPVIFAANHHSHLDTPLIATSIPAHLRHHLVVGAAADYFFSNPVTSAASALFVGAIPIERSKVGRTSADEAARILDEGWSLLIYPEGGRSPDGWAQEFRGGAAYLALRCGVPVIPVHLSGTGRILRKGSLLPRPARTTVAFGAPVVADDGERSRGLATRIEIAVSSLADEVATDWWQARRRFHAGDVPSMSGPAAASWRRAWQLGSRDRSRRNRRPAWPRI
- a CDS encoding LysR family transcriptional regulator; the encoded protein is MDLRQLDALLAVAEHGTFSAAALALHTVQSNVSTHIAKLEDELGTVLVDRASRALTPEGEVVASRARVVRSELDGIGPQLAGIRQEVSGNVVIGVIGSAAGWLAHRLGRATLDTHPGVTLTIIEASTAQLRPRLARHELDLALVNLPVDDRDITTEKLFTENVVVATLPDHPLAALDVISPEDLAAHPLLLPARGTAFRTELDADLARVGLALHGRIEVDGVRLLTEMAAAGLGPALVPASAAHADDPLVIVPVEGLLMRSVGLARPRNVAASAATRAVVELLADLVADEGPAQEGIHPGS
- a CDS encoding aconitate hydratase, which produces MAVGPNTPIDLINGVYATLDERVAIMRERLGRPVTLAEKILGNHLDDPATAGIDRGVSYSDLRPDRVAMQDATAQMAWLQFMTAGLDEVQAPTTTHCDHLIQAKVDGKRDLLAALENNDEVYDFLESVCARYGAGFWKPGSGIIHQVVLEQYAFPGGMMIGTDSHTPNAGGLGMIAIGVGGADAVDVMVGEPWNVRWPKLIGVHLTGELRGWSAPKDVILKVAEILTVKGGTGAIVEYFGPGANAISCTGKGTICNMGAEIGATTSVFAYDEAMARYLKSTRREEIADAANAVAHHLRADDEVLANPGEYYDRVIEIDLSTLVPHINGPHTPDRARPVSQFGAEAEAEGWPMEISQALIGSCTNSSYEDITRAASIIRDAVAKGLKVTTPLLVTPGSEQVRATIERDGLLETFEAAGATVLANACGPCIGQWSRSDVSEGDTNVIVNSYNRNFPKRNDGFASTLSFVTSPETVVALALAGRVDFDPANDTLTNEAGEEVRLAEPMGIELPPAGFDPGEMVFVAPPADGGDGIDVVVSPTSDRIQLLEPFPAWDGEDLVELPVAVKAQGKCTTDHISMAGPWLKYRGHIENISGNLFLGAVNAFTGEAGTGKDPLDGTTKSYPDIAAHLHESGQDWVVIGDENYGEGSSREHAAMEPRFRRCRAVIVRSFARIHETNLKKQGVLALTFVDPADYDKIGEDDTISVLGLADLAPESEVACRITKPDGTTVDFTTRQTMSPDQIEWFKAGSALNLIRQRRA